A single region of the Cronobacter condimenti 1330 genome encodes:
- the ydiK gene encoding AI-2E family transporter YdiK yields MVKLRQPMDVPQILLSVLFLSVMIIACLWIVQPFILGFAWAGTVVIATWPLLLRLQKMLWGRRSLAVIVMVLILMMLFVIPVALLVNSLVDNSAPFIHWLTSGQMTMPDLAWLNSIPYIGNKLYLGWHNLVESGGSAIMAKVRPYLGTTTGWFIGQAAHLGRLLMHCGLMLLFSALLYWRGEQVAYGIRHFAIRLASTRGDAAVLLAGQAIRAVALGVVVTALVQGVLGGIGLAISGIPYATLLMVVMILSCLVQLGPLPVLVPAIIWLYWSGDATWGTVLLIWSAVVGTLDNIIRPMLIRMGADLPMVLILSGVIGGLIAFGMIGLFIGPVLLAVSWRLFSVWVREAPLPEDNSQTVIEALEESEQEKVKQ; encoded by the coding sequence ATGGTAAAACTTCGACAGCCCATGGACGTGCCGCAAATTCTGCTGTCCGTGTTGTTTCTCTCGGTAATGATCATCGCCTGCCTGTGGATTGTGCAGCCCTTTATTCTGGGGTTCGCCTGGGCAGGCACGGTGGTTATCGCCACCTGGCCGCTGTTGCTGCGGCTGCAGAAGATGCTGTGGGGCAGGCGCTCGCTGGCCGTGATCGTGATGGTACTCATCCTGATGATGCTGTTTGTTATTCCGGTGGCGTTGCTGGTCAACAGTCTCGTGGATAACAGCGCGCCGTTTATTCACTGGCTGACCTCCGGCCAGATGACCATGCCAGACCTGGCGTGGCTCAACAGCATTCCGTATATCGGCAATAAATTGTATCTCGGCTGGCACAACCTCGTTGAGAGCGGCGGTTCAGCCATCATGGCCAAAGTGCGCCCCTACCTGGGGACGACGACCGGCTGGTTTATCGGCCAGGCCGCGCATCTTGGGCGCTTGCTGATGCATTGTGGCCTGATGCTGCTCTTTAGCGCCCTGCTCTACTGGCGCGGTGAACAGGTCGCGTACGGCATTCGTCACTTCGCGATTCGCCTTGCCTCTACGCGCGGCGACGCGGCCGTGCTGCTGGCAGGCCAGGCGATCCGCGCCGTGGCGCTCGGCGTGGTAGTGACTGCCCTGGTTCAGGGCGTGCTGGGCGGCATCGGTCTTGCGATTTCTGGCATTCCTTACGCCACGCTCCTGATGGTCGTGATGATCTTAAGCTGTCTGGTGCAGCTTGGTCCGTTGCCCGTACTTGTGCCTGCCATTATCTGGCTTTACTGGAGCGGTGATGCCACCTGGGGCACCGTGCTGCTTATCTGGAGCGCCGTGGTAGGCACGCTGGATAACATTATCCGCCCGATGCTGATTCGGATGGGCGCAGATTTACCGATGGTGCTTATCCTCTCGGGCGTTATCGGCGGGCTTATCGCCTTCGGCATGATTGGTCTTTTTATCGGCCCGGTACTGTTGGCGGTATCCTGGCGATTGTTCTCGGTATGGGTGCGCGAAGCGCCGTTACCGGAGGATAATTCGCAAACTGTGATCGAGGCGCTGGAAGAGAGCGAACAGGAAAAAGTAAAACAATAA
- the ydiJ gene encoding D-2-hydroxyglutarate dehydrogenase YdiJ, producing MIPQISQAPGLVQVVLNFLQALEQQGFTGDTATNYADRLTMATDNSIYQLLPDAVIFPRSTADVALMARLAAEPRFASLIFTPRGGGTGTNGQSLNQGIVVDMSRYMNRIIEINPEQCWVRVEAGVIKDQLNEYLKPYGYFFSPELSTSNRATLGGMINTDASGQGSLVYGKTSDHVLGLRAVLLGGDILDTQAIPTPLAEELGRARTTLGRVYHTVLTRCREQRALILEKFPKLNRFLTGYDLRHVFNDSLSEFDLTRILCGSEGTLAFITEARLDITPLPKVRRLVNVKYDSFDSALRSAPFMVEAQALSVETVDSRVLNLAREDIVWHSVRELITDVPDKEMLGLNIVEFAGDDEALIDGRVESLCARLDELMADNQSGVIGWQVCRELSGVERIYAMRKKAVGLLGNAKGLAKPIPFAEDTCVPPEHLADYIAEFRALLDGHGLSYGMFGHVDAGVLHVRPALDMCDPQQEMLMKRISDEVVALTARYGGLLWGEHGKGFRAEYSPAFFGETLYDELRRIKAAFDPDNRLNPGKICAPYGLDAPMMKVDAVKRGTFDRQIPLAVRTSWRGAMECNGNGLCFNFDVKSPMCPSMKITSNRIHSPKGRATLVREWLRLLSDRGIDPLALEKALPHKRASLRSLIERTRNSWHAGRGEYDFSHEVKEAMSGCLACKACSTQCPIKIDVPEFRSRFLQLYHTRYLRPMRDHLIATVESYAPLMARAPKTFNFFMRQPWVRSLSERHIGMVDLPLLSTPTLQQQLVGHRSAGMTLEELERLPEAEKARTVLVVQDPFTSYYDAQVVADFVRLCEKLGFTPVVLPFSPNGKAQHIKGFLQRFARTARKTADFLNRVAQLGMPLVGVDPALVLCYRDEYKQTLGETRGEFHVQLVHEWLTTALADRPASSVGGEPWYLFGHCTEVTALPGTASQWAAIFAKFGARLEGVNVGCCGMAGTYGHEVKNHANSLGIYELSWHQAMQRLPRTRCLATGYSCRSQVKRIEGSGVRHPVQALLGIIV from the coding sequence ATGATCCCACAAATTTCTCAGGCGCCCGGGCTGGTCCAGGTGGTGCTGAACTTTTTGCAGGCACTGGAGCAACAAGGTTTTACCGGCGATACCGCCACTAACTACGCCGATCGCCTCACGATGGCGACCGATAACAGTATCTATCAGCTTCTTCCCGACGCGGTGATTTTCCCCCGCTCCACCGCTGATGTGGCGCTTATGGCGCGTCTTGCCGCAGAACCGCGCTTTGCCTCGTTGATTTTTACCCCGCGCGGTGGCGGTACCGGCACGAACGGCCAGTCCCTCAATCAGGGGATCGTCGTCGACATGTCGCGCTACATGAACCGCATCATCGAAATCAACCCAGAGCAGTGCTGGGTGCGCGTCGAGGCTGGGGTTATCAAAGATCAGCTCAATGAATACTTAAAGCCCTACGGCTATTTCTTTTCGCCGGAGCTTTCCACCAGCAACCGCGCCACGCTTGGCGGGATGATTAACACTGACGCCTCGGGGCAGGGTTCGCTGGTTTACGGTAAAACCTCCGATCATGTGCTTGGCCTGCGTGCGGTGCTGCTGGGCGGCGATATTCTCGATACTCAGGCCATCCCGACGCCGCTTGCCGAAGAGCTGGGTCGCGCCCGCACGACGCTCGGTCGTGTTTATCACACCGTGCTGACGCGTTGCCGTGAGCAGCGGGCGCTGATCCTTGAGAAGTTTCCAAAGCTCAACCGCTTTCTTACCGGCTACGATTTGCGCCACGTCTTTAACGACTCACTTTCAGAATTTGACCTGACTCGCATCCTCTGCGGATCGGAAGGCACGCTGGCATTTATTACCGAAGCACGGCTTGATATCACGCCGCTGCCGAAAGTGCGGCGGCTCGTGAATGTAAAATATGACTCCTTCGACTCGGCGTTACGCAGCGCGCCCTTTATGGTCGAGGCGCAGGCGTTGTCTGTCGAAACCGTGGATTCACGTGTCCTGAACCTGGCGCGGGAAGATATCGTCTGGCATTCGGTGCGTGAACTGATAACCGACGTGCCGGATAAAGAGATGCTTGGCCTCAATATCGTCGAATTCGCGGGCGATGACGAAGCGCTGATCGATGGCCGCGTCGAGTCGCTCTGCGCCCGGCTTGATGAGCTGATGGCCGACAACCAGAGCGGCGTTATCGGCTGGCAGGTCTGCCGCGAGCTTTCAGGCGTTGAGCGTATTTATGCGATGCGTAAAAAAGCGGTGGGGCTGCTTGGTAATGCCAAAGGGCTCGCCAAGCCGATACCGTTTGCCGAAGATACCTGTGTGCCGCCGGAACATCTGGCGGATTACATCGCGGAATTCCGCGCGCTGCTGGATGGCCACGGCCTGAGTTATGGCATGTTTGGCCATGTGGATGCAGGTGTACTGCATGTGCGCCCGGCGCTGGATATGTGCGATCCGCAGCAAGAGATGCTGATGAAGCGCATCTCCGATGAAGTGGTGGCGCTCACTGCCCGCTATGGCGGCCTGTTGTGGGGCGAACATGGCAAAGGCTTTCGCGCCGAATATAGCCCGGCGTTTTTCGGGGAAACGCTGTATGACGAGCTGCGGCGGATTAAGGCGGCCTTCGACCCGGATAACCGCCTGAACCCCGGCAAGATTTGCGCGCCGTATGGCCTTGACGCGCCGATGATGAAAGTGGACGCGGTGAAGCGCGGCACCTTCGACCGGCAGATCCCGCTCGCGGTGCGCACCTCCTGGCGCGGCGCGATGGAGTGCAACGGCAATGGCCTGTGCTTTAACTTCGATGTGAAAAGCCCGATGTGTCCGTCGATGAAAATCACCAGCAACCGCATTCATTCGCCAAAAGGGCGTGCGACGCTGGTGCGCGAATGGCTGCGGCTGCTTTCGGATCGCGGTATCGACCCGCTGGCGCTTGAAAAAGCGCTGCCGCACAAGCGCGCCAGTCTGCGCTCGCTGATTGAGCGCACCCGCAACAGCTGGCATGCCGGGCGCGGCGAATATGATTTCTCGCACGAGGTTAAAGAGGCAATGAGCGGCTGTCTCGCCTGTAAAGCCTGCTCTACGCAGTGTCCTATCAAAATCGACGTGCCGGAGTTTCGCTCACGCTTTTTGCAGCTGTATCACACGCGCTATTTACGCCCGATGCGCGACCATCTGATAGCGACGGTTGAAAGCTATGCGCCGCTGATGGCGCGTGCGCCGAAAACCTTCAATTTCTTTATGCGCCAGCCGTGGGTGCGTTCGCTCTCCGAGCGCCATATCGGCATGGTTGATCTGCCGCTGCTCTCAACGCCGACGCTTCAGCAACAACTGGTGGGGCATCGCAGCGCCGGGATGACGCTTGAGGAGCTGGAGCGGCTGCCGGAGGCAGAGAAAGCGCGCACGGTGCTGGTGGTACAGGATCCGTTTACCAGTTATTACGACGCGCAGGTAGTGGCCGATTTCGTCAGGCTTTGCGAAAAGCTTGGGTTTACGCCGGTCGTGCTGCCATTCTCGCCCAACGGCAAAGCGCAGCATATCAAGGGCTTCCTTCAGCGCTTCGCCAGGACAGCGCGCAAAACGGCTGATTTCTTAAACCGCGTGGCGCAACTCGGCATGCCGCTCGTGGGGGTCGATCCGGCGCTGGTGCTCTGCTATCGCGATGAATATAAGCAGACGCTTGGCGAGACGCGGGGCGAATTCCACGTGCAGCTGGTGCATGAATGGCTTACCACGGCGCTTGCCGATCGTCCGGCCTCGTCGGTTGGCGGCGAGCCGTGGTATCTGTTCGGGCACTGTACTGAAGTCACTGCGCTTCCGGGTACGGCCAGCCAGTGGGCGGCCATTTTCGCGAAGTTCGGCGCAAGACTTGAAGGCGTGAATGTCGGCTGCTGCGGCATGGCGGGCACCTACGGACATGAGGTGAAAAACCACGCCAATTCACTCGGCATTTATGAGCTTTCCTGGCATCAGGCGATGCAGCGTTTGCCCCGTACCCGCTGCCTTGCGACAGGGTATTCCTGTCGAAGCCAGGTTAAACGCATCGAGGGCAGCGGTGTGCGTCATCCGGTTCAGGCACTGTTGGGGATCATCGTATGA
- the menI gene encoding 1,4-dihydroxy-2-naphthoyl-CoA hydrolase: MIWRRSTTLEALNAMGASNMVGLLDIRFTRLDDAHIEATMPVDSRTHQPFGLLHGGASVVLAETLGSVAGYLCTEGEQNVVGLEVNANHLRSVRSGRVRGVCRAVHVGRRHQVWQIEIFDEQDRLCCTSRLTTAVI, encoded by the coding sequence ATGATTTGGCGGCGTAGCACCACGCTTGAGGCGCTAAATGCAATGGGCGCCAGTAATATGGTCGGGCTGCTGGATATCCGCTTCACCCGGTTAGATGATGCGCACATCGAAGCCACCATGCCTGTGGACAGCCGTACCCATCAGCCTTTCGGCCTGCTGCACGGCGGGGCATCGGTTGTACTCGCTGAAACGCTCGGCTCGGTGGCGGGCTATCTTTGCACTGAGGGCGAGCAAAACGTCGTCGGGCTTGAGGTCAATGCCAACCATCTGCGCAGCGTACGCAGCGGCCGTGTGCGCGGCGTCTGCCGTGCTGTGCACGTCGGGCGACGCCACCAGGTGTGGCAGATAGAGATTTTCGACGAGCAAGACCGGCTCTGCTGCACGTCGCGCCTCACCACCGCGGTTATCTGA
- the sufA gene encoding Fe-S cluster assembly scaffold SufA: MESQAGTFNPAEFNWQGLTMTPDAAKHIRDLMAQKPGLLGVRLGVKQSGCAGFGYVLDTVSEPKDDDLVFEADGARLYVPLQAMPFIDGTEVDFVREGLNQIFKFNNPKAQHACGCGESFGVQAE; the protein is encoded by the coding sequence ATGGAATCACAAGCAGGTACGTTCAACCCCGCAGAGTTCAACTGGCAGGGCCTGACGATGACGCCAGACGCGGCCAAACATATTCGCGACTTAATGGCGCAGAAACCGGGTCTGCTGGGTGTTCGTCTGGGTGTGAAACAGAGCGGCTGCGCCGGGTTTGGCTATGTGCTGGACACGGTCAGCGAACCTAAAGACGACGATTTGGTTTTCGAGGCAGACGGCGCGCGCCTGTATGTACCGCTTCAGGCGATGCCGTTTATTGACGGCACCGAAGTGGATTTCGTGCGCGAAGGCTTAAACCAGATTTTTAAATTCAATAACCCTAAAGCGCAGCACGCGTGCGGCTGCGGTGAAAGTTTTGGGGTCCAGGCGGAGTAA
- the sufB gene encoding Fe-S cluster assembly protein SufB has translation MSRNSEATDDVNTWSGPLNYKEGFFTRLQTDELANGINEEVVRAISAKRNEPEWMLEFRLSAYRAWLEMEEPHWLHAHYDKLNYQDYSYYSAPSCGHCDDACASQPGAVQQPGGNNNSYLTQEVEEAFNQLGVPVREGREVAVDAIFDSVSVATTYRDKLAEQGIIFCSFGEAIHDHPELVKKYIGTVVPSNDNFFAALNAAVASDGTFIYVPKGVRCPMELSTYFRINAEKTGQFERTILVADEGSYVSYIEGCSAPVRDSYQLHAAVVEVIIHKDAEVKYSTVQNWFPGDNNTGGILNFVTKRALCEGENSKMSWTQSETGSAITWKYPSVILRGDNSIGEFYSVALTSGHQQADTGTKMIHIGKNTKSTIISKGISAGKSQNSYRGLVKIMPTATNARNFTQCDSMLIGPDCGAHTFPYVECRNNSAQLEHEATTSRIGEDQLFYCLQRGISEEDAISMIVNGFCKDVFSELPLEFAVEAQKLLAISLEHSVG, from the coding sequence ATGTCCCGTAACAGTGAAGCAACTGACGATGTCAACACCTGGAGCGGCCCCCTGAACTACAAAGAGGGCTTTTTTACCCGGCTTCAGACCGATGAACTGGCTAATGGCATCAATGAAGAGGTTGTGCGCGCGATTTCCGCGAAACGCAACGAGCCGGAGTGGATGCTGGAGTTTCGCCTGAGCGCCTATCGCGCCTGGCTTGAAATGGAAGAGCCGCACTGGCTGCATGCCCATTACGACAAACTAAATTATCAGGATTACAGTTATTACTCCGCGCCTTCCTGCGGCCATTGCGACGATGCATGTGCATCCCAGCCTGGCGCCGTGCAGCAGCCCGGGGGAAATAACAACAGCTACCTGACGCAGGAAGTGGAAGAGGCGTTCAACCAGCTTGGCGTACCGGTGCGTGAAGGGCGCGAAGTGGCGGTCGACGCCATTTTCGACTCTGTCTCGGTTGCCACCACCTACCGCGACAAACTGGCGGAGCAGGGCATTATTTTCTGCTCATTTGGCGAAGCTATCCACGATCACCCGGAGCTTGTGAAAAAGTATATCGGCACCGTGGTACCGTCGAACGATAACTTCTTCGCGGCACTCAATGCCGCCGTCGCCTCCGACGGCACGTTTATCTATGTGCCGAAAGGCGTGCGCTGCCCGATGGAGCTTTCCACCTATTTCCGTATTAACGCGGAGAAAACCGGCCAGTTTGAGCGCACCATTCTGGTGGCCGATGAAGGCAGCTACGTCAGTTATATCGAGGGCTGCTCGGCACCGGTGCGCGACAGCTACCAGCTGCACGCCGCGGTGGTCGAAGTCATCATCCATAAAGACGCCGAGGTCAAATACTCAACGGTGCAAAACTGGTTCCCGGGCGACAATAACACCGGCGGCATCCTGAACTTCGTGACCAAGCGAGCGCTGTGCGAAGGCGAAAACAGCAAGATGTCCTGGACGCAGTCAGAAACCGGTTCGGCCATTACCTGGAAATACCCGAGCGTCATCCTGCGCGGCGATAACTCCATTGGTGAGTTCTACTCCGTGGCGTTGACCAGCGGCCATCAGCAGGCCGACACCGGCACCAAGATGATCCATATCGGTAAAAACACCAAATCGACCATCATCTCGAAAGGGATCTCCGCCGGCAAAAGCCAGAACAGCTATCGCGGCCTGGTAAAAATCATGCCAACGGCCACTAACGCCCGTAACTTTACGCAGTGCGACTCGATGCTGATTGGCCCGGACTGTGGCGCGCATACTTTCCCGTATGTGGAGTGTCGTAACAACAGCGCCCAGCTGGAGCACGAGGCGACGACTTCGCGCATCGGCGAAGATCAGCTGTTCTATTGCCTGCAACGCGGGATCAGCGAAGAAGACGCTATCTCGATGATCGTGAACGGCTTCTGTAAGGATGTCTTTTCAGAGCTGCCGCTGGAATTCGCGGTCGAAGCACAAAAATTATTAGCCATTAGCCTTGAGCACAGCGTCGGTTAA
- the sufC gene encoding Fe-S cluster assembly ATPase SufC — MLSINDLQVSVEEKAILRGLNLEVKPGEVHAIMGPNGSGKSTLSATLAGREDYEITGGEVHFKGKDLLTLSPEERAGEGIFMAFQYPVEIPGVSNQFFLQTALNAVREYRGQEELDRFDFQDLMEEKIKLLKMPEDLLTRSVNVGFSGGEKKRNDILQMAVLEPELCILDETDSGLDIDALKIVSEGVNALRDGKRAFIIVTHYQRILDYIKPDFVHVLYQGRIVKSGDFSLVKQLEEQGYGWLTEQQ, encoded by the coding sequence ATGTTAAGCATTAACGATTTACAGGTCAGCGTAGAAGAGAAGGCCATCCTGCGCGGTTTAAACCTTGAAGTAAAACCAGGGGAGGTGCACGCCATCATGGGGCCGAACGGCTCGGGGAAAAGTACGCTTTCTGCGACGCTTGCCGGGCGCGAAGATTATGAAATCACCGGCGGTGAAGTGCATTTCAAAGGCAAAGATCTGCTGACGCTGTCGCCGGAAGAGCGTGCGGGCGAAGGCATCTTTATGGCATTTCAGTATCCGGTAGAGATCCCGGGCGTCAGCAACCAGTTCTTCCTGCAGACCGCGCTGAACGCGGTACGCGAATACCGCGGCCAGGAAGAACTCGACCGTTTTGACTTCCAGGATTTGATGGAAGAGAAAATCAAGCTGCTGAAAATGCCGGAAGATTTGCTGACCCGTTCTGTGAACGTTGGCTTCTCCGGCGGTGAGAAAAAACGTAACGATATTCTCCAGATGGCGGTGCTGGAGCCGGAGCTGTGCATCCTCGATGAGACGGACTCAGGTCTGGATATCGACGCCCTGAAGATAGTCTCTGAAGGCGTGAACGCGCTTCGTGACGGTAAGCGTGCGTTTATCATCGTTACCCACTACCAGCGCATTCTGGACTATATCAAGCCTGATTTTGTTCATGTGCTGTATCAGGGGCGGATCGTGAAGTCTGGCGACTTCTCTCTGGTCAAACAGCTGGAGGAGCAGGGCTATGGCTGGCTTACCGAACAACAGTAA
- the sufD gene encoding Fe-S cluster assembly protein SufD, whose translation MAGLPNNSNALQQWHRLFEAQGGERSEEAREHLQQLLRLGLPTRKHENWKYTPLDGLLKHDFVMPAAQPLSRDACDELALPVDALRLVFVDGRFAPELSDAHDGSGFEISVNDSRSGLPAPVQPEAFLHLTESLAHTVTHIRVARNQQPQKALLLMHISAGRAGDEINTVHYRHHLDLGEGAQATVIEHYVSRDAQPHFTGARLTMQVGANAQLNHYKLAFENPVSWHFAHNDLLVSQDAQAASSSFLLGAGVLRHNTSTQLNGENITLRVNSLALPVNNEVCDTRTWLEHNKGYCNSRQLHKTIVRDKGRAVFNGLINVAQHAIKTDGQMSNNNLLLGRLAEVDTKPQLEIYADDVKCSHGATVGRIDDEQMFYLRSRGINEQAAQQMIIFAFAAELTESIHDEALKQQVLARIGQRFAGGEA comes from the coding sequence ATGGCTGGCTTACCGAACAACAGTAACGCGCTGCAACAGTGGCATCGCCTGTTTGAGGCGCAGGGCGGGGAACGCTCTGAAGAGGCGCGCGAGCATTTGCAACAGCTGCTGCGTCTCGGGCTGCCCACCCGTAAACATGAAAACTGGAAATACACGCCGCTCGACGGCTTACTGAAGCACGACTTCGTCATGCCTGCGGCCCAGCCGCTTAGCCGTGACGCGTGCGATGAACTCGCCTTACCGGTTGACGCGCTACGCCTGGTGTTTGTCGATGGCCGCTTCGCCCCAGAGCTTAGCGACGCGCATGACGGCAGCGGATTTGAAATTAGCGTCAACGACAGCCGCAGCGGGTTGCCTGCGCCGGTTCAGCCGGAAGCGTTTTTACACCTGACGGAAAGCCTGGCGCACACCGTCACGCATATTCGGGTGGCACGTAACCAGCAGCCGCAAAAAGCACTACTGCTGATGCATATCAGCGCAGGCCGCGCCGGCGATGAAATCAATACCGTGCATTATCGTCATCATCTGGATCTTGGCGAAGGCGCGCAGGCGACGGTTATCGAACATTACGTCAGCCGCGATGCGCAGCCGCACTTCACCGGCGCGAGACTGACCATGCAGGTTGGCGCTAACGCGCAGCTTAATCACTATAAGCTTGCGTTTGAAAACCCGGTGAGCTGGCATTTTGCGCATAACGATCTGCTGGTCTCGCAGGACGCGCAGGCGGCCAGCAGCAGTTTTCTGCTGGGTGCGGGCGTCCTGCGCCACAACACCAGCACACAGCTTAACGGCGAAAACATTACGCTTCGGGTCAACAGCCTGGCGCTGCCGGTAAATAATGAAGTGTGCGATACCCGTACCTGGCTTGAGCACAACAAAGGCTACTGCAACAGCCGCCAGTTGCATAAAACCATCGTGCGTGACAAAGGCCGCGCGGTGTTTAACGGGCTGATTAACGTCGCGCAGCATGCGATTAAAACCGACGGTCAGATGAGCAATAACAACCTGCTGCTGGGCCGACTGGCGGAAGTCGATACTAAACCGCAGCTGGAAATTTATGCCGATGACGTGAAATGCAGCCACGGCGCGACGGTGGGCCGCATTGACGATGAGCAAATGTTCTATCTGCGCTCGCGCGGCATTAACGAACAGGCGGCGCAGCAGATGATTATCTTCGCGTTCGCCGCGGAGCTGACGGAAAGCATCCACGACGAGGCGCTCAAACAGCAGGTGCTGGCCCGTATCGGTCAGCGCTTTGCAGGGGGAGAGGCATGA
- the sufS gene encoding cysteine desulfurase SufS, whose amino-acid sequence MSFSLQQVRSDFPVLTREVNGQPLAYLDSAASAQKPLAVIDAEAEFYRHGYAAVHRGIHTLSAQATQRMEDVRSRAAQFINARLPEEIVFVRGTTEGINLVANSWGNSQLRAGDNLIVTAMEHHANIVPWQMLCERTGAQLRVLPINQDGTLQLDKLPSLMDDRTRLLAVTHVSNVLGTENPVADIVATAHQAGVKVLVDGAQAVMHHKVDVQALDCDFYLFSGHKLYGPTGIGVLYVKEDILQAMPPWEGGGAMIATVSLTEGTTWAAAPWRFEAGTPNTGGIIGLGAAMNYVDAIGLDNIHDYERTLMTYALRELQAVPDLHIYGPAERLGVIAFNLGKHHAYDVGSFLDNYGVAVRTGHHCAMPLMEFYGVPAMCRASLAMYNTEDEVDRLVAGLIRIHRLLG is encoded by the coding sequence ATGAGTTTTTCTCTACAGCAGGTGCGCAGCGACTTCCCGGTGCTGACGCGCGAGGTTAACGGCCAGCCGCTGGCGTATCTCGACAGCGCGGCCAGTGCCCAGAAGCCGCTCGCAGTGATTGACGCCGAGGCGGAGTTTTACCGTCATGGCTATGCCGCGGTCCATCGCGGTATTCACACGCTGAGCGCGCAAGCGACCCAGCGTATGGAAGATGTGCGTTCACGTGCGGCGCAGTTTATTAATGCGCGTCTGCCGGAAGAGATAGTCTTTGTCCGCGGCACAACCGAGGGGATAAACCTGGTGGCGAACAGCTGGGGTAACAGCCAGCTGCGCGCGGGCGATAACCTTATCGTCACCGCCATGGAGCATCACGCGAATATTGTGCCGTGGCAGATGCTGTGTGAGCGCACTGGCGCGCAGCTGCGGGTATTGCCGATAAACCAGGACGGCACACTGCAGCTTGATAAACTGCCCTCATTGATGGATGACCGCACCCGGCTTCTGGCGGTCACGCACGTCTCTAATGTGCTCGGTACTGAAAACCCGGTGGCGGACATTGTTGCGACTGCCCACCAGGCGGGTGTGAAAGTGCTGGTGGACGGCGCGCAGGCAGTGATGCACCACAAGGTGGACGTTCAGGCGCTGGATTGTGACTTCTATCTTTTCTCCGGTCATAAGCTCTACGGGCCGACCGGTATTGGCGTGCTTTACGTTAAAGAAGATATTCTCCAGGCGATGCCGCCGTGGGAAGGGGGCGGGGCGATGATCGCAACCGTCAGCCTGACTGAGGGCACCACCTGGGCTGCCGCGCCGTGGCGCTTTGAAGCGGGCACGCCGAATACGGGTGGAATTATCGGGCTTGGCGCGGCGATGAATTATGTTGACGCAATTGGCCTCGATAATATTCACGATTACGAGCGCACGCTGATGACCTATGCACTGCGTGAATTGCAGGCGGTGCCGGATCTGCATATCTACGGCCCTGCCGAACGGCTGGGGGTTATTGCCTTTAACCTTGGCAAACATCACGCCTACGACGTGGGCAGTTTTCTTGATAACTACGGTGTTGCGGTGCGTACCGGGCATCACTGCGCGATGCCGCTCATGGAATTTTACGGCGTACCTGCAATGTGCCGCGCGTCGCTCGCGATGTACAATACCGAAGATGAAGTGGACCGGCTGGTCGCCGGGCTTATCCGCATTCATCGTTTGTTAGGCTGA
- the sufE gene encoding cysteine desulfuration protein SufE yields the protein MAGLPEKEKLLRNFNRCANWEEKYLYIIELGQRLAPLDDADRTPAHRILGCQSQVWIVMSPRDDGVIEMRGDSDAAIVKGLIAVVFALYQQMTAQDIVSFDIRSWFEEMSLTQHLTPSRSQGLEAMIRAIRAKAADLS from the coding sequence ATGGCTGGTTTGCCGGAAAAAGAGAAACTGCTGCGTAACTTTAACCGTTGCGCGAACTGGGAAGAAAAATATCTCTATATCATCGAGCTTGGCCAGCGGCTGGCACCGCTCGATGACGCGGACCGTACGCCGGCGCATCGTATTCTGGGCTGCCAGAGCCAGGTCTGGATTGTGATGTCACCGCGCGACGATGGCGTCATTGAGATGCGTGGCGACAGTGACGCGGCCATCGTGAAAGGGCTTATCGCCGTCGTGTTTGCGCTCTACCAGCAGATGACCGCGCAGGATATCGTCAGTTTCGACATTCGCTCGTGGTTTGAAGAGATGTCGCTGACCCAGCATCTTACCCCGTCCCGCTCACAAGGCTTAGAGGCGATGATCCGCGCTATCCGCGCGAAAGCCGCCGACCTGAGCTAA